The following proteins are encoded in a genomic region of Sneathiella marina:
- a CDS encoding acyl-CoA dehydrogenase family protein, whose product MDLSFTAEDNAFRNEVIQFLEDDFDDDLKTKMAENRNSYLPKDDHVRWQKALAKKGWLAPDWPVEYGGPGWTATQKYIFQTEMANANAPGVIPFGPSMCAPVIMKFGSDEQKKRFLPDMLETNVWWCQGYSEPGSGSDLASLQMKAEDKGDHFLCNGSKIWTTLAQYADWIFCLVRTSSEGKRQEGISFLLIDMKSEGVSVDPIQTIDLPVTGAQEVNQVFFNDVKVPKENLIGDVNKGWTYAKYLLEFERGSAYAGRLKRGIGKIRTIAAKEIDGEEPMIRNPAFVAKLAKLEVAIQSLEMTELRILSKLSSGQNMGPESSLLKCRGTDLYQEVVALALEAVGTYSTPFTPLYPGQNEEPIGEDYASGVAPRYFNARKVSIYGGSNEIQRNIMAKLILGL is encoded by the coding sequence ATGGACCTTTCATTCACCGCAGAAGACAATGCTTTTCGCAACGAAGTCATTCAATTTCTGGAAGATGATTTTGATGACGACCTCAAAACCAAAATGGCCGAGAACAGGAATAGTTACCTGCCAAAAGATGATCATGTCAGGTGGCAAAAAGCACTGGCAAAAAAAGGCTGGCTTGCCCCGGATTGGCCGGTGGAATACGGAGGTCCCGGTTGGACAGCAACGCAGAAATATATTTTTCAAACAGAAATGGCAAACGCTAACGCGCCTGGTGTTATTCCCTTTGGGCCGAGCATGTGCGCGCCCGTGATTATGAAGTTCGGCAGTGACGAACAGAAAAAACGCTTCCTGCCGGATATGCTCGAAACCAACGTCTGGTGGTGTCAGGGATACTCTGAACCAGGCTCAGGCTCCGACCTTGCTAGCTTGCAGATGAAGGCGGAAGATAAAGGGGATCATTTCCTCTGCAATGGCTCAAAGATCTGGACAACATTAGCGCAATATGCCGATTGGATTTTCTGCCTTGTACGAACCTCTTCTGAAGGAAAAAGACAAGAAGGTATTTCGTTTCTCCTGATTGATATGAAATCGGAAGGCGTCAGTGTTGACCCTATCCAAACAATTGATCTGCCGGTAACCGGTGCACAGGAAGTAAATCAAGTATTCTTCAACGACGTAAAAGTTCCGAAGGAAAACTTGATTGGCGACGTGAACAAAGGCTGGACTTACGCCAAATACCTTCTCGAATTCGAACGTGGAAGCGCCTATGCCGGCAGGCTAAAGCGCGGTATCGGGAAAATCCGCACCATTGCGGCCAAAGAGATCGATGGTGAAGAGCCGATGATCCGAAACCCGGCATTTGTTGCGAAACTTGCAAAACTTGAAGTTGCCATCCAATCGCTTGAAATGACGGAACTTCGTATCCTGAGCAAATTATCTTCAGGTCAGAATATGGGTCCTGAATCTTCGTTGCTAAAATGCCGGGGCACAGACTTGTATCAGGAAGTTGTTGCCTTGGCATTAGAAGCTGTTGGTACTTATTCAACGCCCTTCACACCTCTATATCCTGGGCAGAATGAAGAACCAATTGGTGAAGATTATGCCAGCGGCGTCGCGCCTCGCTATTTTAATGCAAGGAAGGTGTCAATTTACGGTGGATCAAACGAGATTCAGCGAAATATCATGGCGAAGCTGATTTTGGGTCTATAG
- a CDS encoding rhodanese-like domain-containing protein, with protein MKKTVKQLVQEANSQIETLSIDQALDLHGKDGVTFVDIRDIRELEREGQVPGAVHAPRGMLEFWVDPESPYHRDLFASGNRFVFFCAAGWRSALATRAVQEMGLENVCHIDGGFGAWKEAEGAIEERKPRS; from the coding sequence ATGAAAAAAACCGTCAAACAACTCGTTCAAGAAGCGAATAGCCAGATAGAAACATTGTCGATTGACCAGGCCCTTGATTTACATGGTAAGGACGGAGTGACGTTTGTGGATATTCGTGATATCCGGGAATTGGAACGTGAAGGACAAGTTCCTGGAGCTGTTCACGCACCGCGCGGTATGTTGGAATTCTGGGTGGACCCGGAAAGCCCGTATCACAGAGATCTGTTTGCCAGTGGGAACCGGTTTGTATTTTTCTGTGCAGCTGGTTGGCGGTCTGCATTGGCGACACGTGCTGTACAAGAAATGGGCCTAGAAAATGTATGCCATATTGATGGCGGGTTTGGCGCCTGGAAAGAAGCTGAAGGGGCTATTGAGGAACGAAAACCCCGCAGCTAG
- a CDS encoding glutamate decarboxylase, translated as MAVHSKDDIRPNLFDDIYASSTLPVSMPKYRIPDEENDPQQVFQIIHDELLLDGNSRQNLATFCQTWVEPHVHDLMNECIGKNMIDKDEYPQSAELEARCVHMLADLWNSPVSADTVGCSTTGSSEAAMLGGMAMKWNWRAKREAEGKPTDRPNLVTGPVQVCWHKFARYWDIELREIPMEEGRLLMTDEEVLKRCDENTIGVVPTLGVTFTCQYEPVAEIAAALDDLQARTGLDIPIHVDGASGGFLAPFCDPELVWDFRLPRVRSINASGHKFGLAPLGVGWIIWRETQDLPKDLVFDVNYLGGNMPTFALNFSRPGGEVACQYYNFLRLGKDGYRKIHDACYNVAAHLATEISALGPFEIIYDGKGGIPGLCWQLKSSSDVTWNLFDFADQLRTRGWQVPAYTLPSNMEKLAIQRILVRHGVSRDLADLLIEDMKAALDKLSKHPVSVSLTAKEATGHHH; from the coding sequence ATGGCGGTTCATTCGAAGGATGATATTCGACCCAATCTGTTTGACGATATATATGCGTCATCGACGCTGCCGGTCTCAATGCCCAAATATCGGATACCGGACGAGGAAAATGACCCACAGCAGGTGTTTCAGATAATTCACGATGAACTTCTTCTTGATGGGAATTCGCGACAAAATCTCGCGACATTTTGTCAAACTTGGGTTGAACCGCACGTTCATGACTTGATGAATGAATGCATCGGTAAAAATATGATCGACAAGGATGAATATCCACAATCTGCTGAGCTTGAAGCGCGTTGCGTTCACATGCTTGCGGATTTATGGAATTCCCCGGTTTCTGCCGACACGGTTGGTTGTTCGACTACAGGATCAAGTGAGGCAGCCATGCTTGGCGGAATGGCGATGAAGTGGAACTGGCGCGCCAAACGCGAAGCAGAGGGAAAGCCGACAGATCGCCCCAATTTGGTCACCGGGCCTGTTCAGGTATGCTGGCACAAGTTCGCAAGATATTGGGACATAGAACTACGGGAAATACCAATGGAAGAAGGCCGGTTGTTAATGACCGACGAAGAAGTCCTTAAAAGATGCGACGAAAATACCATTGGAGTTGTCCCAACTTTAGGAGTGACCTTTACCTGTCAATATGAGCCAGTCGCCGAGATAGCAGCAGCGCTCGACGACTTGCAAGCGCGTACGGGCCTAGACATCCCCATTCATGTGGATGGCGCCAGCGGTGGCTTCCTTGCCCCTTTTTGTGATCCTGAACTTGTCTGGGATTTCAGGCTACCAAGGGTAAGGTCAATTAATGCTTCAGGTCATAAATTCGGACTAGCGCCTTTGGGTGTTGGTTGGATAATTTGGCGGGAGACCCAGGACCTTCCGAAGGACCTTGTTTTTGATGTCAATTATTTGGGCGGTAATATGCCAACATTCGCCTTGAATTTTTCGCGCCCCGGCGGTGAAGTTGCCTGTCAATATTATAACTTTCTGAGGCTCGGCAAGGATGGATATCGTAAGATTCACGATGCTTGTTACAATGTTGCAGCTCATCTCGCGACTGAAATCAGTGCGCTTGGCCCTTTCGAAATTATTTATGATGGTAAAGGCGGAATTCCGGGCCTTTGCTGGCAGCTAAAAAGTAGTAGCGATGTTACTTGGAACCTATTTGATTTTGCGGACCAGCTCCGGACCCGGGGATGGCAGGTTCCTGCCTACACCCTTCCGTCAAACATGGAAAAACTGGCCATACAAAGAATACTGGTACGGCATGGTGTGAGCCGAGATCTCGCCGATCTTCTGATAGAAGATATGAAAGCAGCGCTCGACAAACTTTCCAAACATCCGGTAAGTGTTTCACTGACCGCAAAAGAAGCAACCGGGCATCATCATTGA
- a CDS encoding AsmA family protein, with the protein MKKAIIALVSLVVIIVAAAVALPFIVPIDRVKQELVTAANDATGRELAIDGDFSLSIFPTLGVKASEVSFSNASGAVAAKMATIDSLVLELDLLPLLSGRIQVDEFVLTKPVINLEIDENGKANWIFDANQKKENTATETAKSDTESDSMDLGISDLNLGDVRIVDGSVSYIDQKSDTKIELADVNLNILLAGLDESFEAKGSAVWNQEKTDIDVKVGALRAILENRDTTTNFNMTSKNISLKYDGAVTTLDPLVLGGDTILDIPSVRQLAAWVGQPIKAEGDGFGPLNISGKVGVNSSKYSFTSATIVFDKINGVGDFSVDLSGKVPDITGKLALETLDLNPYLAAEDQETTAASQQSQSTSPTSEKWDSTPIDLDGLNNLNAKFDLSVQEILIKKIKIGSSALATTLKNGILDVGLTELNLYDGSGRGNIRVDATNPTLKISNSFTIENVQLQPLLTDAADFKKLSGKGLVQIDTTTVGKSQAEMVNALNGEGQILFEDGSISGINLAAMARNVATAFTDSGEAQKTDFAELSGTFDIKNGILTNNDLTMFNPFIRLSGEGTVELPPKTLNYRIEPKLVATTEGQGGTEKSGLAIPINVSGSWDNLKFAPDLKGVLKNVTNPDGVKDLLDGAKGSGDGLKDALKGAKSGDKEAVKGLLDAAGSLFGKKK; encoded by the coding sequence ATGAAAAAAGCTATAATTGCCTTGGTATCGCTTGTTGTCATTATCGTAGCCGCAGCTGTTGCATTGCCTTTTATTGTCCCGATTGATCGCGTTAAGCAAGAATTGGTAACAGCCGCCAATGATGCCACTGGCCGGGAGTTGGCTATTGACGGTGATTTTAGCCTTTCAATTTTCCCCACACTTGGTGTCAAAGCGTCCGAAGTCTCATTTAGTAATGCGAGCGGCGCAGTGGCTGCAAAAATGGCCACCATCGACAGCCTCGTTCTCGAACTGGACCTACTTCCATTGTTAAGTGGCCGAATACAGGTAGATGAATTTGTATTAACAAAACCTGTAATTAACCTGGAGATTGACGAAAACGGCAAGGCAAACTGGATATTTGATGCAAATCAGAAAAAAGAAAATACAGCTACGGAAACCGCAAAGAGCGACACAGAATCAGACTCCATGGATCTCGGCATATCTGATTTAAACCTTGGTGACGTCCGTATTGTTGACGGTTCTGTCAGCTATATAGATCAGAAATCTGACACAAAAATTGAATTGGCCGATGTAAATTTAAATATATTACTCGCCGGACTAGATGAGTCTTTTGAGGCAAAAGGAAGCGCTGTCTGGAACCAGGAGAAAACCGACATAGACGTTAAAGTTGGGGCGCTTCGCGCTATTCTTGAAAATCGCGACACGACAACAAACTTCAATATGACGTCCAAAAACATCAGCCTGAAATATGATGGCGCGGTGACAACGCTAGATCCTCTCGTTTTGGGTGGCGATACTATTTTGGACATTCCCTCTGTTCGCCAACTTGCGGCTTGGGTAGGCCAGCCCATTAAAGCAGAAGGAGACGGGTTTGGCCCTCTCAATATCAGCGGAAAAGTAGGTGTTAATTCCTCTAAATACAGCTTCACCAGCGCAACCATTGTATTTGATAAAATAAATGGCGTTGGAGATTTTTCAGTAGATCTTAGCGGCAAGGTTCCTGACATAACAGGAAAATTAGCTCTGGAGACCTTAGACCTCAATCCCTATTTAGCTGCCGAAGATCAGGAAACAACCGCGGCCTCACAGCAATCACAATCCACATCTCCAACTAGTGAAAAATGGGATTCCACACCGATCGACCTTGATGGCCTCAACAACCTGAACGCTAAGTTTGATTTATCTGTCCAGGAAATCCTCATCAAAAAAATTAAAATCGGCAGTAGTGCTCTAGCGACAACGCTTAAGAACGGTATTCTGGATGTTGGTTTAACTGAACTGAATTTGTATGATGGAAGCGGTAGAGGAAACATACGCGTTGATGCAACAAATCCAACCCTAAAAATATCCAATTCATTTACGATTGAAAATGTCCAGCTTCAGCCACTTCTGACGGATGCAGCTGATTTCAAGAAGCTTTCTGGCAAAGGTCTCGTACAAATTGACACCACGACAGTGGGTAAGTCCCAAGCAGAAATGGTAAATGCATTGAACGGAGAGGGTCAAATATTGTTTGAGGACGGGTCCATTTCCGGCATCAACCTGGCGGCCATGGCGCGTAATGTCGCAACGGCCTTCACCGATAGCGGAGAAGCCCAGAAAACAGATTTCGCCGAATTGTCGGGTACGTTTGATATAAAAAACGGAATTCTGACCAACAATGATTTAACAATGTTCAATCCATTTATTCGTCTTTCTGGCGAAGGCACTGTCGAATTACCGCCAAAAACATTGAATTACCGTATTGAGCCTAAGTTGGTGGCCACAACAGAAGGTCAAGGAGGTACCGAGAAATCCGGCCTTGCCATTCCAATTAATGTGTCAGGTTCATGGGATAATCTCAAGTTCGCACCAGATCTAAAAGGTGTCCTCAAAAACGTGACTAACCCGGACGGCGTTAAAGATCTTTTAGATGGCGCGAAAGGATCCGGCGACGGACTGAAAGATGCTCTCAAAGGCGCTAAAAGCGGTGACAAAGAAGCGGTTAAAGGGCTTCTGGATGCAGCGGGCAGCTTATTTGGCAAGAAGAAATAG
- a CDS encoding DUF1194 domain-containing protein: MKWIAVAITLVFIQGFDRLVEAAEVDVQLVLAIDVSSSVSWDEYGLQMQGVASAFRDELVIEAIQSGPTGRISVAVTQWAGLGQQQTVLSWRVISSPEEAAAMADDLGLISRAFPYGGTAIAEALDHAYALFSRDVNISQRQVIDISGDGKVSIGASPDATRNKIVNKGAIINGLPILDSAKDLESYYQEHVIGGIGAFTEIAESFDDFSRAIAEKLAREIRSTWQGV, translated from the coding sequence ATGAAGTGGATTGCTGTTGCGATTACCTTGGTTTTTATACAGGGTTTTGATCGTTTAGTTGAGGCGGCGGAGGTTGATGTTCAGCTTGTTTTGGCAATAGATGTTTCTTCCAGCGTAAGTTGGGATGAATATGGATTGCAGATGCAGGGTGTCGCATCGGCATTTAGGGATGAACTCGTCATCGAGGCAATACAATCCGGGCCAACTGGGCGCATTAGTGTGGCAGTCACACAGTGGGCGGGCCTTGGGCAACAGCAAACCGTATTGTCTTGGCGTGTTATTTCAAGTCCGGAAGAAGCTGCAGCAATGGCAGATGACTTAGGCTTGATTTCCAGGGCTTTTCCGTACGGCGGCACTGCCATTGCCGAAGCTTTGGACCATGCATATGCGCTATTTTCCAGAGACGTAAATATATCGCAGCGTCAAGTGATAGACATATCCGGCGATGGCAAGGTCTCAATAGGAGCATCTCCTGATGCCACTCGCAACAAGATTGTAAACAAGGGGGCAATCATTAACGGGTTACCCATTTTGGACAGCGCAAAGGACCTGGAGAGCTACTATCAAGAGCATGTGATCGGGGGAATAGGCGCATTTACAGAAATCGCGGAATCATTCGACGATTTTTCCAGAGCGATTGCCGAAAAACTGGCTCGTGAAATCAGAAGTACCTGGCAGGGTGTATAG
- a CDS encoding flavin reductase family protein: MFYKPSEPHGLKHGPLKAIIAPRPIGWISSLDEAGGLNLAPFSFFNAMAENPPMVAMGINGTHSEGGAKDTLHNIERTKEFVCNMVTYDIRDSMNTTSAMAPRAVDEFELAGLTPTPSELVKPPRVKECAAHLECVYWQTIELPTNDPNHKNSMLMGQVVGIHISDDVITDGMVDMAKYQPLARLGYMDYCYVENTFSLTRPG; this comes from the coding sequence ATGTTTTATAAACCATCCGAGCCACATGGACTGAAGCATGGGCCATTGAAAGCTATTATTGCACCCCGCCCTATTGGATGGATTAGCAGCCTAGACGAAGCGGGTGGACTAAATTTGGCTCCCTTTAGTTTTTTCAATGCAATGGCAGAAAACCCTCCAATGGTTGCAATGGGAATAAATGGCACCCATTCCGAAGGAGGTGCAAAAGATACGTTGCACAATATCGAAAGAACGAAAGAGTTTGTCTGCAATATGGTGACATATGACATCCGGGACAGCATGAACACGACATCGGCGATGGCGCCGCGGGCTGTCGATGAGTTTGAGCTGGCCGGTCTAACACCGACTCCATCAGAACTGGTTAAACCGCCCCGGGTCAAAGAATGCGCCGCCCATTTGGAATGCGTCTATTGGCAAACGATTGAATTACCGACAAACGATCCAAATCATAAAAACAGTATGTTGATGGGGCAAGTGGTTGGCATTCATATCAGCGATGACGTTATTACAGACGGTATGGTGGATATGGCAAAATACCAACCATTGGCGCGGTTAGGCTATATGGATTACTGCTATGTTGAAAACACGTTTTCTCTCACCCGTCCAGGGTAG
- a CDS encoding GNAT family N-acetyltransferase, translating into MPQIIHERPEDAAQIEPLLEKCFGPERFKKTAYKIRKKLKPIPELSFVIEESEKLLATIRYWPITIGIDTNALLLGPIAVDPERQGEGLGVSLIQKSLQVAQGLGHQIVILVGDPEYYEQFGFFSATKCNLSMPGPVEDRRFLVRELIPDSLFGVSGTVAGGTIGGKPAGRIASLQETSHKIDKLAPLAPPAET; encoded by the coding sequence ATGCCACAAATAATTCACGAACGGCCAGAAGATGCCGCACAAATAGAGCCACTATTGGAAAAATGCTTTGGTCCGGAGCGGTTCAAGAAAACAGCATATAAAATTCGGAAGAAACTTAAGCCGATTCCTGAATTGAGTTTCGTCATAGAGGAAAGTGAAAAACTTCTAGCGACAATTCGATACTGGCCCATAACGATTGGAATAGATACCAATGCTCTACTCCTCGGTCCAATAGCTGTTGATCCAGAACGCCAGGGTGAAGGGTTAGGTGTATCGCTTATACAAAAAAGCCTTCAGGTAGCTCAAGGTCTTGGCCATCAAATAGTTATACTGGTCGGGGATCCGGAATATTACGAACAATTTGGTTTCTTCAGCGCGACAAAATGTAATCTCTCAATGCCGGGCCCTGTGGAAGATCGGCGTTTTCTGGTCAGAGAATTAATACCAGATAGCTTATTTGGAGTTTCGGGAACTGTAGCCGGCGGTACTATTGGTGGCAAGCCAGCAGGTCGAATTGCCTCCCTGCAGGAAACATCACACAAAATCGATAAACTAGCGCCCCTCGCGCCACCAGCCGAGACATAA
- a CDS encoding DUF4159 domain-containing protein has protein sequence MAFLSSFSFLFPWVLTALLALPVIWWLLRLVPPKPKTITFPAIQFLYQLKKEEQSSATTPWWLLLLRLLITALIIFALAGPFINLPEHHDRNGPAVFIIDDGWSAANNWTEIKATFGALITDITREQRQIYVVTTAQSVKGVKPTLRPLSEKEALGVSFSILPKSWPSNRSQLLSLIPHLNSLEDPEFIWLSSGVMQDKDEAGLVEFFTALTEIGPLTIFQHDAIQRPPLIGTPKISGETMEIPLYTTNGTQLFSGTLSAQTLDGKILASETIATDFSTGSTFVTLNIPNDIRNDISRIEIKDAENAGSVFLLDHRWHRRQIGLVSATLTSVDQPLLTENHYLTQALIPYFDIDKMPLEELIAKDVSMIALGDTGNLSENIEGSLESWIDNGGVLIRFAGPKLANADTALVPVELRSGNRNLEGAMSWAKPAELGKIPDHSPFKVLEIPDDIKVMKQVLANPSPDLLDRTWAQLEDGTPLVTAQKRGMGWLVLFHITATPDWSDLAISGLFVEMLREIGNLGQFTTENTGQNKSLPPYQILNGFGDLSLDVGAAEPLDTGSLKEMSLNAEHPPGFYGNEDYKIAVNVGQENTNYKVIDPTTFDAEVKPFDSKEVVDLSTPILLLAIFLVLVDQIISLYLQGKLPGRRPVTTSALILLAVSAGYFGYLPNSTAQEANMTAEEKVLAATLDTRLGYILTNNDRIDAMSRAGLTGLAAELRRRTSVEAKSPLPLDIEQDDLVFYPVIYWPVTSDFPLLSSSALSKLNNYIKGGGTVLFDTRNQNSVGGFGADLFNSPENIRLRQLLSKLDIPRLQPVPIDHVLTRSFYLMQNFPGRYPNGELWVEDTAEKQGNDGVASVLIGSNDWAAAWAVGENGKPLAAIASGDERQREMAFRFGINLVMYTLTGNYKADQVHVPAILERLGQ, from the coding sequence TTGGCTTTTTTGAGCTCTTTCTCATTCCTTTTTCCGTGGGTGTTGACCGCGTTGCTGGCACTGCCGGTTATTTGGTGGTTATTGCGTTTGGTTCCCCCGAAACCGAAAACCATTACTTTTCCTGCCATTCAATTTTTGTACCAATTGAAGAAAGAAGAACAAAGTTCGGCGACCACACCCTGGTGGCTACTTCTCCTCAGATTACTGATCACGGCACTAATCATTTTCGCATTAGCCGGCCCCTTCATAAATCTGCCTGAGCATCACGATAGAAACGGTCCTGCCGTATTTATTATTGATGACGGATGGAGTGCGGCGAACAATTGGACGGAAATCAAAGCAACGTTCGGCGCACTCATAACTGATATTACACGAGAGCAGCGCCAGATATATGTTGTCACAACCGCACAGTCGGTCAAAGGCGTCAAGCCAACTTTACGGCCATTGTCTGAAAAAGAAGCATTAGGTGTTTCATTTTCCATTCTACCCAAATCCTGGCCCTCAAATAGAAGCCAGCTTTTGAGCTTGATACCGCACCTAAATTCCTTGGAAGATCCTGAATTTATCTGGTTATCCAGCGGTGTTATGCAGGATAAAGATGAAGCAGGTCTTGTAGAATTCTTTACAGCACTGACGGAAATTGGCCCACTTACAATATTTCAACACGACGCCATTCAGCGACCACCGCTCATCGGGACCCCTAAAATTTCTGGTGAAACGATGGAAATTCCGCTTTATACAACAAATGGCACGCAATTATTTAGTGGCACTTTATCGGCACAAACACTGGACGGGAAGATCCTCGCTTCCGAAACGATAGCAACGGATTTTTCGACGGGCAGTACTTTTGTTACTTTAAACATACCCAACGATATTCGAAACGACATTAGTCGAATTGAAATTAAGGATGCTGAAAACGCGGGTTCTGTTTTTCTTTTGGATCACAGATGGCATCGTCGGCAAATTGGCCTAGTCAGCGCTACACTTACCTCCGTCGATCAGCCTCTGTTGACGGAAAACCATTATCTTACGCAAGCCCTCATTCCCTATTTCGATATTGACAAAATGCCGTTGGAGGAATTGATCGCAAAAGACGTTTCAATGATCGCTCTCGGTGACACTGGAAATCTCTCAGAAAACATTGAAGGGTCATTAGAATCCTGGATTGATAACGGGGGTGTTCTCATCAGATTTGCCGGACCAAAACTTGCAAATGCTGACACTGCTTTAGTTCCGGTTGAGTTAAGATCTGGAAATCGAAATTTAGAAGGGGCAATGTCTTGGGCTAAACCAGCGGAACTTGGCAAGATACCGGATCACAGTCCCTTTAAAGTACTTGAAATACCGGATGACATCAAAGTCATGAAACAAGTATTGGCAAATCCTTCGCCTGACCTCCTGGACAGAACATGGGCACAGTTGGAAGATGGCACGCCTCTCGTTACAGCGCAAAAACGCGGGATGGGGTGGCTTGTATTATTTCACATTACAGCAACGCCTGATTGGTCAGATCTCGCAATTTCAGGACTGTTTGTAGAGATGCTTAGAGAAATCGGAAACTTGGGTCAGTTTACGACAGAAAACACTGGCCAGAACAAAAGCCTGCCGCCTTATCAAATTCTAAATGGATTTGGTGATCTGAGCTTAGACGTTGGCGCGGCGGAGCCCTTGGACACAGGTTCATTAAAAGAAATGTCGCTGAATGCTGAACATCCTCCAGGATTCTATGGCAACGAAGATTACAAAATTGCTGTCAATGTTGGGCAAGAAAATACAAATTATAAGGTCATCGACCCAACTACATTTGACGCAGAAGTTAAGCCTTTTGACAGTAAAGAGGTTGTTGATCTATCAACTCCAATATTGCTCCTGGCGATTTTTCTGGTTCTTGTCGATCAGATAATTTCCCTGTACTTGCAGGGAAAGCTTCCCGGTCGACGCCCAGTAACAACCTCCGCTTTAATTCTACTCGCTGTCAGTGCCGGCTATTTTGGGTATCTACCTAATAGTACTGCTCAAGAAGCCAATATGACCGCAGAAGAGAAAGTATTGGCCGCAACTTTGGATACCCGGCTTGGATATATTCTTACCAACAACGATAGAATTGACGCGATGAGTAGAGCCGGACTGACGGGACTCGCCGCTGAATTACGACGCCGCACATCTGTCGAAGCAAAATCTCCCTTGCCCCTTGATATCGAACAAGATGACCTGGTTTTCTATCCGGTCATCTATTGGCCCGTAACCAGTGACTTTCCGCTGCTTTCCAGCTCTGCGCTTTCGAAACTGAACAATTACATCAAAGGTGGTGGAACGGTACTGTTTGATACACGCAACCAAAATTCTGTTGGGGGTTTCGGGGCCGATCTGTTTAACAGCCCAGAAAATATCCGATTGCGCCAACTTCTTTCAAAACTGGATATACCTCGCCTGCAGCCCGTACCAATCGACCATGTTTTAACGCGTTCCTTTTATTTGATGCAAAATTTTCCAGGAAGATATCCCAATGGAGAATTATGGGTGGAAGATACTGCGGAAAAGCAAGGTAATGATGGTGTCGCGTCTGTACTCATTGGAAGCAATGATTGGGCAGCTGCTTGGGCTGTTGGTGAGAACGGAAAACCATTGGCAGCAATCGCATCTGGCGATGAGAGACAACGTGAGATGGCTTTTCGTTTTGGCATTAATTTAGTGATGTATACACTCACCGGCAACTATAAAGCGGATCAGGTGCATGTACCGGCCATTCTGGAAAGGTTGGGTCAGTGA
- a CDS encoding DUF58 domain-containing protein, whose protein sequence is MLRPSRLSNLKPDEKAEAEKLAETLPALILAAEHLANAYDLGVHGRRRTGVGEDFWQFKQYGPDDAVSKIDWRQSAKREHLFIRQKEQETSESVWFWCDRSVTMKYSSTPQISTKEFRAKVLTLALALLLTKGGEKYGLLGLSEKAVTGPTVFNAVAADLESKQAIPLNILAKSIKLPQKATVVLISDFLTPLEDLKNTLQAFVDLGCNGIVLHIADPAEVDLPFSGRTRFEGMQEEESLTFGRVEILKSDYQDVFREHKLKIFELANSVSWEYVFHRTDDSSSDVLGQIYAALLVKGV, encoded by the coding sequence ATGCTAAGGCCTTCTCGTCTTTCCAATCTAAAGCCAGATGAAAAAGCGGAAGCGGAGAAACTCGCCGAAACTCTTCCTGCATTGATCCTAGCAGCGGAGCATTTAGCCAATGCCTATGATTTAGGCGTCCATGGTCGCCGTCGCACTGGTGTAGGAGAGGATTTCTGGCAGTTTAAACAATATGGCCCAGATGATGCAGTGTCAAAAATTGACTGGCGCCAAAGCGCGAAACGTGAACATCTATTCATTCGGCAAAAAGAGCAAGAAACGTCAGAAAGCGTTTGGTTTTGGTGTGATAGATCGGTAACGATGAAGTACTCTTCAACACCTCAAATCAGTACAAAGGAATTCCGCGCAAAAGTTCTTACGCTTGCCCTTGCCTTGTTGCTTACGAAAGGCGGAGAAAAATATGGATTACTTGGTCTTTCCGAGAAGGCTGTGACAGGACCTACAGTTTTCAACGCAGTTGCCGCCGACCTCGAAAGCAAACAAGCAATACCTCTGAACATATTGGCCAAAAGCATTAAATTACCGCAAAAGGCAACTGTTGTTCTCATAAGCGATTTTCTCACTCCGTTAGAAGATCTTAAAAATACATTGCAGGCCTTCGTTGATTTGGGGTGTAACGGCATTGTGCTGCATATCGCAGATCCGGCCGAGGTTGACTTGCCCTTTTCCGGCCGCACCAGGTTTGAAGGTATGCAAGAAGAAGAAAGCCTCACCTTTGGACGAGTGGAAATCCTGAAATCAGACTATCAAGATGTCTTTCGGGAACATAAACTCAAAATATTTGAACTGGCAAATAGTGTTTCCTGGGAATATGTATTTCATCGCACAGACGATTCCTCCAGCGATGTTTTAGGGCAAATATACGCAGCTCTTTTGGTGAAAGGAGTGTGA